From a single Brassica napus cultivar Da-Ae chromosome C9, Da-Ae, whole genome shotgun sequence genomic region:
- the LOC125592583 gene encoding uncharacterized protein LOC125592583 has protein sequence MNDDLIAPVSKWEVKLALFAMHPEKAPGPDGMTALFYQKFWDIVKEDLTLMVNKFLLEGTMVNRLNDKNICLIPKITKPNAMTQFRPISLCNVSYKIISKVLCQRLKKVLPGLISETQLAFVAGRQISDNVMIAQEMFHALRTKPSGRNKRMAIKTDMSKAYDRMEWSFIEVVLRKMGFSETWTSWVMRCITSVKYRVLMNGEPRGNIIPGGKEVLVKSIMLALPTYVISTFLLPLEICENLASAIAQFWWSSNPPKRGIHWAKWEKVCLPREEGGIGFRLIHDFNLALLAKQLWRLVQFPDSLVARVLRGRYYRLSSPLRVSPVSSSSYVWTSISAARKLLLLGFRQKIHSGYEVKVWEDPWIPSNPARPAAPIAPVMNPNMRVSDLIDQGLKDWDVGLLENYVHPEDIPLIRSLAISSTHRRDTFCWNFTRSGQYTVKSGYWVAHNLLKLTEEKEVLEPSITKLQAFAWKLKAPTKICHLMWQLLTGHVAVTRNLVRRNMRCDNYCPRCGEAEETVTHAIFECPPARQVWSLSSTPTCPNIFPVSSVYTNMDYLFWRKNSIMEPEQDRYPYPWIIWFILKARNEKLFRGIDRDPLELVRHAESECHAWFEANEVVQAVTQDTINEEPQAVCLENICLQDGSWTLSANFSGCGWTWMDSSGNIQLMGTKNFPRRESALHSGVEALRWAMESMLQHSTCQSFGTDCKELIAMVKDPQAWPSFATELERIETLQICFPDFNITYIPRAHNQTADFLAKTARSFRRELHFSI, from the exons ATGAATGATGACCTTATAGCTCCTGTCTCTAAATGGGAGGTCAAATTAGCGCTTTTTGCCATGCACCCAGAGAAAGCTCCAGGaccagatgggatgactgcACTTTTCTACCAGAAATTTTGGGATATAGTAAAGGAGGATTTAACtcttatggttaataaattTCTTCTTGAGGGGACGATGGTGAACAGACTGAATGACAAAAATATATGTCTCATCCCGAAGATAACAAAGCCTAATGCAATGACTCAATTCAGACCCATTAGCCTGTGCAATGTCAGctacaagataatctctaaagTCTTATGCCAAAGGTTGAAAAAAGTGCTACCAGGTTTGATATCGGAAACCCAGTTAGCCTTTGTTGCTGGGAGACAGATTTCAGATAATGTTATGATCGCTCAGGAAATGTTCCACGCATTGAGAACGAAACCGAGTGGACGAAATAAAAGGATGGCCATCAAGACagacatgagcaaagcatatgataggatggagTGGTCGTTTATTGAAGTTGTCCTACGTAAAATGGGATTCTCAGAAACTTGGACTAGCTGGGTCATGCGATGCATTACATCGGTGAAATATAGGGTTCTCATGAATGGAGAGCCAAGAGGGAATATTATTCCAG GTGGAAAAGAAGTACTGGTAAAATCCATTATGCTCGCTCTTCCGACATACGTCATATCAACTTTCCTGCTCCCattggagatatgtgaaaatTTGGCAAGTGCCATTGCTCAGTTCTGGTGGAGCTCGAATCCACCAAAAAGGGGAATACACTGGGCGAAATGGGAGAAAGTCTGTCTACCCAGAGAGGAGGGTGGAATTGGCTTCCGATTGATTCATGACTTTAATCTGGCGCTTCTGGCTAAACAACTATGGAGACTAGTACAGTTTCCTGATTCCCTGGTCGCCCGAGTCTTACGGGGAAGGTACTATAGATTGAGCTCACCACTGAGAGTAAGCCCTGTTAGTAGCTCATCCTATGTGTGGACTAGCATCTCTGCTGCAAGAAAATTGCTGCTACTGGGGTTTAGACAGAAGATACACTCAGGCTATGAGGTTAAGGTATGGGAGGATCCATGGATTCCATCGAATCCCGCCAGGCCAGCTGCCCCCATAGCTCCTGTGATGAACCCTAACATGAGAGTAAGCGATCTTATTGATCAGGGATTGAAGGATTGGGATGTGGGACTGTTGGAGAACTATGTTCATCCTGAGGATATACCACTCAtaaggagtttggccataagctcaaCGCACCGTCGTGATACTTTCTGCTGGAACTTTACAAGGAGTGGccaatacacggttaaatctggatattgggtggcACATAATTTATTAAAGTTAACAGAGGAGAAGGAAGTTTTGGAGCCAAGTATTACAAAGCTCCAGGCCTTTGCATGGAAACTGAAGGCCCCTacgaagatatgtcatcttatgtGGCAGTTGTTAActggtcatgtggcagtaacgaggaatTTAGTTAGACGCAATATGCGGTGTGACAAttactgcccaagatgtggagaagcAGAGGAGACTGTCACACATGCAATCTTTGAATGTCCACCAGCCCGTCAAGTATGGTCTTTATCTTCAACCCCGACGTGCCCAAATATTTTTCCGGTATCGAGCGTATACACAAACATGGATTAtctattttggaggaaaaatagTATCATGGAGCCAGAGCAAGACAGgtatccttatccctggataatatggtTCATTTTGAAGGCTAGGAATGAAAAACTCTTCAGGGGCATAGATAGAGATCCTCTGGAACTAGTTAGACATGCTGAGAGTGAATGCCATGCATGGTTTGAAGCTAATGAGGTGGTACAAGCAGTTACACAAGACACTATAAATGAGGAACCCCAAGCCGTATGCTTGGAAAATATTTGTTTACAAGATGGTTCTTGGACCCTTTCAGCTAactttagtggatgtggatggacATGGATGGATAGCTCAGGGAATATTCAGCTTATGGGGACAAAAAACTTCCCTCGACGTGAATCAGCCTTGCATTCGGGGGTAGAAGCACTGCGGTGGGCGATGGAGAGTATGCTGCAGCACTCGACCTGCCAGAGCTTTGGGACAGACTGTAAGGAACTGATTGCTATGGTTAAGGATCCTCAGGcgtggccaagctttgcgacaGAATTGGAGAGAATAGAGACGCTACAGATATGCTTCCCGGACTTCAACATCACTTACATTCCACGGGCGCATAATCAGACTGCAGATTTTctagctaagactgctagatctTTTCGTAGAGAGTTACActtt AGCATTTAA